A stretch of the Symmachiella macrocystis genome encodes the following:
- the sucC gene encoding ADP-forming succinate--CoA ligase subunit beta, whose amino-acid sequence MKIHEYQGKQLLADAGVRVPRGVVCKSADEVAAAYDTLGGSIAVVKSQIHAGGRGKGRFKEFPEQPGVVLVKSAAEARENAERMLGQTLVTIQTGDEGKQVNTLFVEEGLQIARELYLGIVVDREAGGPVLMMSSEGGMEIEEVAANTPEKIFREPFDADYGLMPYQVRNLCFKLGFNSAQMKQAGKFLPQVCKFFADNDCSMAEVNPLVVTADDELVVLDAKIAFDDNALFRHKPLLELRDLSEEDAAEVRAGAAGLSYVNLDGNIGCLVNGAGLAMSTMDLIKLHGGEPANFLDVGGGANVDQVTEAFKIILSDSNVKAVLVNIFGGIMKCDTIVEALLTSYEKVGFTIPLVVRLEGTNVDKAREMLAASGRDIVSATDLTDAAKKVVGTLSA is encoded by the coding sequence ATGAAGATTCACGAATATCAAGGCAAACAATTGCTCGCCGATGCGGGTGTCCGCGTTCCGCGGGGAGTCGTCTGTAAATCGGCGGACGAAGTCGCGGCGGCCTATGACACGCTGGGCGGGTCGATTGCCGTCGTCAAATCACAAATTCACGCCGGCGGCCGCGGAAAAGGGCGATTCAAGGAATTTCCCGAGCAACCGGGCGTCGTGCTGGTCAAATCAGCAGCTGAAGCCCGTGAAAACGCGGAACGGATGTTGGGCCAAACGCTGGTTACGATTCAAACCGGCGACGAAGGCAAACAGGTCAATACGCTGTTTGTCGAAGAGGGACTGCAAATCGCCCGCGAATTGTATTTGGGTATTGTGGTCGATCGCGAAGCGGGCGGACCGGTCTTGATGATGTCCTCCGAAGGGGGGATGGAAATCGAAGAGGTTGCCGCCAACACGCCGGAAAAAATCTTCCGCGAACCGTTTGACGCCGACTACGGATTGATGCCGTATCAGGTCCGCAACCTGTGCTTTAAGCTGGGTTTCAACTCCGCTCAAATGAAACAAGCCGGCAAATTTCTGCCGCAAGTCTGCAAGTTCTTTGCCGACAACGATTGCAGCATGGCCGAGGTCAACCCCTTGGTGGTGACGGCCGATGACGAATTGGTCGTATTGGACGCGAAGATCGCCTTCGACGACAACGCCCTGTTCCGTCACAAACCGCTGCTGGAATTGCGGGACCTGTCCGAAGAGGACGCAGCGGAAGTTCGTGCCGGAGCGGCCGGGCTGAGCTACGTGAATCTCGACGGCAACATCGGCTGTCTGGTGAACGGAGCTGGGTTGGCGATGAGCACGATGGACCTGATCAAACTGCATGGCGGAGAACCTGCCAACTTCTTGGACGTAGGTGGCGGAGCCAACGTCGACCAGGTGACCGAAGCGTTCAAGATCATCCTGTCGGACTCGAACGTGAAAGCGGTGCTGGTGAACATTTTCGGCGGCATCATGAAGTGCGACACGATTGTCGAGGCGCTGTTGACGTCGTACGAAAAAGTGGGCTTCACCATTCCGTTGGTGGTGCGGTTGGAAGGGACGAACGTCGATAAGGCCCGCGAAATGCTGGCTGCCAGCGGTCGCGATATTGTCAGCGCCACCGATTTGACGGATGCCGCTAAGAAGGTCGTCGGCACGTTGAGTGCGTAA
- a CDS encoding RbsD/FucU family protein, with amino-acid sequence MPTNPTKFHNQTPEAQAMLKGVPTTISPELMHVLMSMGHGDEIVIADGNFPADSHAQQLVRCDGLAGLPVIEGILKFLPVDTFVDDVAVVMQPVDKSATEPPIWTGFRRALERAEDREIQLTLIDRHAFYDRAREAYAIVATSETALYANLILKKGVVAP; translated from the coding sequence ATGCCGACAAATCCCACAAAATTCCACAACCAGACCCCGGAGGCACAGGCGATGCTCAAAGGCGTACCGACCACGATTTCCCCCGAATTGATGCATGTCTTGATGAGCATGGGGCACGGCGACGAAATCGTGATCGCCGACGGCAATTTCCCCGCCGACTCGCACGCCCAGCAACTCGTCCGCTGCGACGGTTTAGCGGGGCTGCCGGTTATCGAGGGGATTTTGAAATTCCTGCCGGTCGACACCTTCGTCGACGACGTCGCCGTCGTCATGCAGCCAGTCGATAAGTCCGCCACCGAACCCCCCATCTGGACCGGCTTCCGCCGCGCATTGGAGCGCGCCGAAGACCGCGAAATCCAACTCACCCTCATCGACCGCCACGCCTTCTACGACCGCGCCCGCGAAGCCTACGCCATTGTGGCAACGAGCGAAACGGCACTGTACGCGAATCTGATTCTGAAGAAGGGGGTTGTGGCGCCGTAG
- a CDS encoding leucine-rich repeat domain-containing protein translates to MTETQPQQRRFSRTTVFCVVTGLLLIAAGVFCFWWPYHLEQQAITAVNDWRGNVKTEVIRPGWVPNSIDDSQLPLFERVVSAELILLSVGDDELKQLSELTHIEYLDLQGTKITGAGLTHLRGMVSLKTLVLHNTDVSDAGLVHLSELKNLELLDLSNTKVSGSGLAQLSRLPKLKSLGLDETSIDDAALQHLSGLTTLEDLSLSKTGITDAGLKHIRGLTKLKTLVLHHTNITGAGLEHLRGMPSLETLWLSDTKVDDDGMQNLSGLTSLRNLWLRNTQVSDGGLEHLRGLMNLVELTLSNSRVTAAGVEALQNELLGCDIQWTPPTP, encoded by the coding sequence ATGACCGAAACCCAACCGCAGCAACGCCGTTTTTCCCGAACCACAGTTTTCTGTGTAGTCACCGGTCTCCTGCTTATCGCGGCCGGTGTGTTCTGCTTTTGGTGGCCCTACCACCTGGAACAGCAGGCGATCACTGCCGTCAACGATTGGCGGGGCAATGTGAAAACTGAGGTCATCCGCCCTGGTTGGGTTCCGAATTCGATTGACGACTCGCAGCTCCCATTATTCGAAAGAGTCGTGTCCGCCGAATTGATTCTTCTGTCGGTGGGCGATGACGAATTGAAACAACTCAGTGAGCTGACACACATCGAATACCTGGACCTGCAAGGCACAAAAATCACCGGCGCAGGTTTGACGCATCTGCGCGGAATGGTTTCTCTCAAGACCCTTGTGCTTCACAATACCGATGTCAGCGATGCGGGCTTGGTGCACCTGAGTGAATTGAAGAATCTTGAGTTGCTTGATCTGTCCAACACCAAGGTCAGCGGTTCCGGGCTGGCCCAACTCAGCCGACTCCCCAAATTGAAGAGTTTGGGATTGGATGAAACGTCCATCGACGATGCCGCCCTGCAACATCTGAGCGGGTTGACGACCCTTGAGGATTTATCGCTTTCCAAAACGGGGATCACGGACGCCGGCCTCAAGCACATCCGTGGCTTGACGAAGCTCAAGACGCTAGTCCTACACCACACCAATATCACCGGAGCCGGCCTCGAACATTTGCGGGGAATGCCATCGCTCGAAACCCTATGGCTGTCCGACACAAAAGTCGACGACGACGGCATGCAGAATTTAAGCGGGCTGACATCATTACGTAACCTCTGGCTGCGCAACACCCAGGTCAGCGATGGGGGACTGGAGCATCTCAGAGGATTGATGAATCTCGTTGAATTAACGCTTTCCAATTCGCGTGTGACCGCCGCCGGTGTTGAAGCATTACAGAACGAACTACTGGGGTGTGACATCCAATGGACACCGCCCACGCCTTAA
- the argF gene encoding ornithine carbamoyltransferase, which produces MRHMDTLLNFSAADVQEIFATTDELKTQSLQGNRDPRLAGSVLTMLFEKPSLRTRISFEAAMAHLGGTCIFLSTAEAGLNGRESAADVARVLGGYSDFVVMRTFEQSLIDQFAQHAGCPVINGLSNDSHPCQALTDFFTIREEFGSLAGRRLTYIGDGNNVAKSLAICAGLLKVPYVVSSPAGYELTPGFLQQLKHAIPDVDITLIEDPHAAVNDADVVYTDVWASMGQESESNARKQIFGPYRVDADLMAAAAPGAKFMHCLPAKRGLECTDEVIDGPASIAFQQAENRMHVAKGVLSWLSNVNAK; this is translated from the coding sequence ATGAGACACATGGACACGCTCTTGAACTTCAGCGCAGCCGATGTGCAAGAGATATTCGCTACTACAGATGAACTGAAAACGCAATCTTTACAGGGCAACCGCGATCCTCGTTTAGCCGGCAGCGTGCTGACGATGCTCTTTGAGAAACCGTCACTGCGCACGCGGATCAGCTTCGAAGCGGCAATGGCCCATTTGGGTGGGACGTGCATTTTTCTCTCCACCGCTGAAGCCGGGTTAAACGGTCGTGAAAGTGCCGCCGACGTCGCTCGTGTTTTGGGCGGGTATTCCGATTTCGTGGTGATGCGCACCTTTGAACAATCGTTGATCGACCAATTCGCCCAGCACGCCGGCTGCCCTGTGATCAACGGCCTGTCCAACGACAGCCATCCCTGCCAAGCCTTGACCGACTTCTTCACCATACGTGAGGAGTTCGGTTCGTTGGCGGGACGACGATTGACCTATATCGGCGATGGCAACAACGTCGCCAAATCCCTGGCAATTTGCGCCGGGTTGCTTAAGGTTCCGTATGTCGTATCGTCGCCGGCAGGTTATGAATTGACGCCCGGTTTTCTGCAACAACTCAAACACGCCATCCCCGATGTGGACATCACGCTCATCGAAGATCCACACGCAGCCGTGAATGATGCGGACGTGGTCTATACCGATGTGTGGGCCAGCATGGGCCAAGAATCAGAGTCCAATGCGCGCAAGCAGATATTTGGACCGTATCGCGTGGACGCCGATTTGATGGCGGCTGCGGCGCCAGGCGCCAAATTCATGCACTGTTTGCCCGCCAAACGGGGACTCGAGTGTACCGATGAAGTCATCGACGGCCCGGCAAGCATCGCGTTTCAACAGGCGGAAAACCGCATGCACGTCGCCAAGGGGGTCCTGTCTTGGTTGTCAAACGTTAACGCCAAGTAG
- a CDS encoding SpoIID/LytB domain-containing protein, whose product MTNGRGRAFLFLAVVAGLTYAFWPADRRAAQKMQRPPLLQLAPVQSVGSGRLSSIRVNLTPSPVTSLPIQIDGAYRIQPVGNPRVLAEAAKLAATSVTVTKTGFQIGRNHYPVTRLEIHPQQSPAIWINGHQYRGTVRIYRRPGSKLMAVNVLPLEEYVASVVDSEMPAAFPPEARKAQAIVARTYAIYQMGQASRDALFEVYADTRSQKYLGFQYRGAGDRLLAGESASSRKIVDETRGMVCTYAGRLFCTYYSAVCGGHTLQGTELFSDAVPAVAAVPCDFCREAKYYRWDVSLTAAEMEKKVNPAVKGRTGSWGRLVALDNIPPAAPGRLLEFDAKYQQGHGTIRGDRLRTALSSHGVRSPHFRIEHQGKYSLHGRGHGHGVGLCQWGARGQAKIGRGVQQILQYYYPGSEIVIVGNSVARN is encoded by the coding sequence ATGACTAACGGACGTGGTCGCGCGTTCCTTTTCCTGGCTGTCGTCGCCGGTCTGACGTACGCGTTTTGGCCGGCTGATCGGCGTGCCGCCCAGAAAATGCAGCGGCCCCCGTTACTGCAACTCGCACCCGTTCAGAGCGTCGGGAGCGGGCGGTTGTCCTCGATTCGTGTGAACCTGACTCCGTCGCCGGTCACGTCGCTACCAATACAAATCGACGGAGCCTATCGTATACAACCGGTGGGCAACCCCCGTGTGTTGGCCGAGGCCGCAAAGTTGGCCGCAACGTCCGTCACCGTGACCAAGACCGGTTTTCAAATCGGTCGTAATCATTATCCGGTCACGCGTCTCGAAATCCATCCGCAGCAATCCCCGGCGATTTGGATCAACGGGCATCAATATCGAGGAACGGTTCGGATTTATCGCCGTCCCGGCTCAAAGTTGATGGCCGTCAATGTTCTGCCGCTCGAGGAATACGTCGCCAGCGTGGTCGACAGTGAAATGCCCGCCGCGTTTCCACCCGAAGCTCGCAAAGCACAAGCGATCGTCGCGCGGACCTATGCCATATATCAAATGGGACAGGCTTCGCGAGATGCCCTGTTCGAAGTCTATGCTGATACCCGTAGCCAGAAATATTTGGGTTTTCAGTATCGCGGTGCCGGGGATCGTCTATTGGCCGGCGAATCCGCCTCAAGCCGCAAGATTGTTGACGAGACGCGAGGCATGGTCTGCACCTACGCCGGCCGTTTGTTCTGCACCTATTATTCAGCCGTCTGCGGGGGACATACGCTGCAGGGCACTGAGTTATTCAGCGACGCCGTTCCCGCCGTGGCGGCCGTCCCGTGCGATTTTTGTCGCGAGGCAAAATATTACCGCTGGGATGTTTCGCTCACAGCTGCCGAAATGGAGAAAAAAGTCAATCCCGCCGTCAAAGGACGGACCGGCAGTTGGGGACGTTTGGTGGCGCTGGATAACATCCCGCCAGCGGCGCCAGGGCGACTTCTGGAATTTGATGCCAAATATCAGCAGGGTCACGGCACCATTCGCGGAGACCGGCTCAGGACGGCGCTCTCAAGCCATGGCGTCCGCAGCCCGCACTTTCGCATTGAGCATCAAGGGAAATATTCGCTGCATGGGCGCGGACACGGCCACGGTGTGGGGTTGTGCCAATGGGGCGCCCGGGGACAAGCAAAAATTGGCCGTGGCGTGCAACAAATCTTACAGTATTATTATCCTGGATCAGAAATCGTGATCGTTGGCAATAGTGTGGCACGGAACTGA
- a CDS encoding YbeD family protein yields MSDGIPTIELLESTHNFPCRYVFKIIGKNVNDFPGRVVTAMRSALEASADPPHSLRETSGGRHVSVTFEPVVRTPHQVVAAYSALHLTEDVVMIF; encoded by the coding sequence ATGTCGGACGGAATCCCTACCATCGAGTTGTTGGAATCGACGCACAATTTTCCCTGCCGGTATGTCTTCAAGATCATCGGCAAAAACGTCAACGATTTTCCGGGACGGGTCGTCACAGCCATGCGCTCGGCCCTGGAGGCCTCGGCCGATCCGCCGCACAGCTTACGCGAGACATCCGGCGGGCGGCATGTGTCGGTCACCTTCGAACCGGTGGTGCGGACTCCGCATCAGGTCGTTGCAGCCTACTCGGCGCTGCATCTGACTGAAGACGTGGTGATGATCTTTTAA
- a CDS encoding DUF1549 and DUF1553 domain-containing protein, with translation MSDICQCTPPTTRLTPQIRLTIAVTALISLSALLFWQSTVSADATAEKSPFGAEEADYWAFQPFTRPEIPSVSAADSVRTPIDAFILNQLQESELTLSAPAERGVFIRRATYDLWGLPPAPAEIEAFVHDESPDAHEKLIDRLLASPRYGERWGRYWLDVVRFSETAGFNADTMRPLAYKYRDYVIRAWNDDIPYDRFVQAQLAGDELFPNDPDALIATGFNRLWPDESNASNVELARQSMLNDMTGTVGAVFLGMSIGCAQCHDHKFDPILQKDFYRLQAFFAPMIPVQRVTVGEKQPLADYQTELAKWEAETAAVRKELWELELSVRTKATHVKRLKFPPIVLQAIDTPPWERTSLQNQLAFWTERQIKFTDKTLVKKLDETQQLRRKELKAQIELLQKDRPPPPGKMDIMATVDGASMPATALLAGGTYNKPVEEVQPGFPTVLQTSQVFQPAKITPPRDGTTGRRATLARWLTDSKHPLTSRVMVNRIWQGHFGRGIVANANDFGTQTALPSHPELLDWLASEFVAQGWSIKALHRLIMNSAVYRQSSRPTDPRVTEQDADNELYSRFPRRRLDAEAIRDGLLAVSGELNLEMYGPGVKPDLPPNFSAREAWKPSQDRAARNRRSIYILAKRNMPYPLLQAFDFPDMHESCAKRQETTIAPQALSLLNSGLVLGLAEQFAAKLIRDQPQLDINDCITQAYQEALGRTPNPDEVAAAADFIATQQRVIAAHRAAGHPSHFPANVPYVYDAALVGGLVDFCHALFNSNEFLYID, from the coding sequence ATGTCTGATATTTGCCAGTGCACGCCCCCTACGACTCGGCTCACACCGCAAATTCGGCTCACAATTGCCGTTACGGCGCTCATTTCGCTCTCCGCCCTGCTCTTTTGGCAGTCTACCGTTTCTGCAGACGCCACAGCTGAGAAATCTCCTTTTGGAGCCGAAGAAGCGGACTATTGGGCATTTCAGCCGTTCACTCGCCCGGAAATCCCGTCGGTCTCTGCCGCGGATTCCGTTCGGACACCGATCGACGCGTTTATCCTCAACCAACTGCAGGAAAGTGAGTTAACTCTCTCCGCCCCCGCGGAACGGGGTGTTTTCATTCGGCGGGCAACCTATGACCTGTGGGGGCTGCCCCCCGCGCCGGCGGAAATTGAAGCGTTTGTGCACGACGAATCGCCCGACGCCCACGAGAAATTGATCGATCGATTACTGGCGAGTCCCCGTTACGGCGAGCGGTGGGGGCGGTATTGGTTGGATGTAGTCCGTTTTTCCGAGACGGCCGGGTTCAACGCGGACACCATGCGGCCGTTGGCCTACAAATACCGCGACTACGTGATTCGCGCCTGGAATGACGACATCCCCTACGACCGTTTCGTCCAGGCTCAATTGGCGGGAGATGAATTATTTCCCAATGACCCCGATGCCTTGATTGCCACGGGATTCAATCGGCTGTGGCCGGATGAGAGTAATGCCTCGAACGTCGAATTGGCCCGGCAGAGTATGCTAAACGACATGACCGGCACGGTGGGTGCGGTTTTCTTAGGAATGTCGATCGGTTGCGCCCAATGCCACGACCACAAGTTCGATCCCATTCTGCAAAAAGATTTTTACCGCCTGCAAGCCTTCTTTGCCCCCATGATTCCCGTGCAACGTGTGACGGTTGGTGAAAAACAACCGTTGGCTGACTATCAAACGGAGTTGGCGAAATGGGAAGCGGAAACGGCGGCGGTCCGCAAAGAGTTGTGGGAATTGGAATTATCGGTACGCACGAAGGCGACCCACGTCAAACGGCTGAAGTTTCCCCCCATTGTGCTACAGGCTATCGACACTCCCCCCTGGGAACGCACTTCCCTGCAGAACCAATTGGCATTCTGGACTGAGCGTCAAATCAAGTTTACTGACAAAACTCTCGTCAAAAAACTCGATGAAACGCAGCAACTACGGCGCAAGGAGTTGAAAGCGCAAATCGAATTGCTGCAGAAAGACCGGCCGCCGCCTCCCGGCAAAATGGATATCATGGCCACCGTCGACGGTGCCTCGATGCCCGCGACTGCCCTCTTAGCAGGAGGAACGTACAACAAACCGGTCGAAGAAGTGCAGCCGGGATTTCCCACGGTGTTGCAAACATCGCAAGTTTTCCAACCGGCGAAAATCACTCCGCCGCGTGACGGCACCACGGGACGACGCGCAACGCTCGCGCGCTGGCTGACCGACTCAAAGCATCCGCTCACTTCGCGGGTGATGGTCAATCGCATTTGGCAAGGACACTTCGGCCGCGGCATCGTTGCCAACGCTAACGATTTCGGCACACAAACCGCCCTGCCCTCCCATCCTGAATTGTTGGATTGGCTGGCGAGTGAATTTGTCGCCCAAGGTTGGAGCATCAAAGCACTCCACCGCCTGATCATGAATTCGGCCGTGTATCGCCAATCGAGTCGTCCCACTGATCCCCGCGTCACTGAACAGGATGCGGACAACGAACTCTACTCACGGTTTCCGCGCAGGCGATTGGATGCCGAAGCGATTCGCGATGGGTTGCTGGCGGTTTCGGGCGAATTGAATCTGGAAATGTACGGTCCCGGCGTCAAACCGGATCTGCCACCGAATTTCAGTGCCCGTGAGGCTTGGAAACCATCCCAAGATCGCGCTGCACGCAATCGGCGATCGATTTACATTTTAGCGAAGCGGAACATGCCCTACCCGCTGTTACAGGCTTTTGACTTTCCCGACATGCACGAGAGCTGTGCGAAGCGACAAGAAACGACGATCGCGCCACAAGCGCTGTCGCTACTCAACAGCGGACTGGTGTTGGGATTGGCCGAACAATTCGCGGCGAAGTTGATTCGCGATCAACCGCAATTGGACATCAACGACTGTATCACTCAAGCCTACCAGGAAGCGCTGGGTCGCACGCCGAATCCAGACGAGGTGGCTGCGGCGGCTGACTTTATTGCCACGCAGCAGAGGGTGATTGCCGCGCATCGCGCCGCAGGGCATCCGTCGCATTTTCCGGCGAATGTTCCTTATGTTTACGACGCCGCTTTGGTCGGCGGGCTGGTGGACTTTTGCCACGCGCTGTTCAACAGTAACGAGTTTTTGTACATCGACTGA
- a CDS encoding tetratricopeptide repeat protein, producing MVTVTEMIDVQGILRGRTTFGLDEVRELQEAVTHDQHKDVTQGIRELLEEIEQGDTSLQKSLAAGIGAYMVGLHADAVNCLQQIKDNGLASYYLANAQVALGQFDEAIKSFDRAIEGGYDAVQSTLLKAGAVRAVGRIEEAEELLRSVAREGATRAEYSYQYGCIYSDRGDTYGAIEYFERAVDIDPHHARALFSLAGINSLHGNDQESIRLYERALSRPPLYLGALLNLGLLYEDSENYRAAAYCFRKVLEVYPNHERAALYLRDIDASHDMYFDEDNLKTQRRLNQDLMTPVTDFELSVRSRNCLQKMGVRNLGDLTELSETDLLGGKNFGETSLVEIREMMESKGLRLGQSAPRDKPRDYAIRNDDLSPQEQALLNRPVADLNLSVRARKCMSRLGINTLAELTSRTPDELLESKNFGVTSLNEVRRKLTDIGIKLRND from the coding sequence GTGGTGACCGTGACTGAAATGATTGATGTGCAAGGGATTCTGCGCGGGCGGACAACCTTTGGCTTGGACGAAGTTCGCGAATTACAAGAAGCCGTGACTCATGACCAACATAAGGATGTCACGCAAGGAATCCGCGAACTGCTCGAAGAAATTGAGCAGGGAGACACTTCGTTACAAAAAAGCCTCGCCGCCGGCATCGGGGCCTATATGGTCGGGCTTCACGCCGATGCGGTGAACTGCCTGCAACAAATCAAAGACAATGGATTGGCCAGTTACTATTTGGCCAATGCCCAAGTCGCCTTGGGGCAATTCGACGAAGCCATCAAGTCGTTCGACCGGGCGATCGAAGGCGGCTACGACGCTGTGCAAAGCACATTGTTAAAAGCCGGTGCCGTTCGTGCCGTGGGACGGATTGAAGAAGCCGAAGAACTACTCCGCAGCGTCGCTCGCGAAGGGGCCACCCGCGCCGAGTATTCCTATCAATACGGCTGTATCTACTCCGATCGCGGTGACACCTACGGTGCGATTGAGTATTTCGAACGTGCCGTCGATATTGACCCGCACCATGCCCGCGCGTTGTTTTCGCTCGCCGGAATCAACTCGCTGCACGGAAACGACCAAGAGTCGATTCGTCTTTACGAACGGGCGCTCTCGCGGCCGCCACTGTATTTGGGAGCCTTGCTCAATTTGGGCTTGCTTTACGAAGACAGCGAAAACTACCGCGCTGCCGCCTATTGTTTCCGCAAAGTGCTTGAGGTCTATCCCAATCACGAACGGGCCGCGTTGTACCTTCGCGACATTGACGCTTCGCACGATATGTATTTCGACGAAGACAACTTAAAGACGCAGCGACGCTTGAACCAAGACTTGATGACGCCGGTCACCGATTTCGAACTCTCCGTCCGCAGCCGCAATTGCCTGCAGAAAATGGGAGTTCGCAATTTGGGCGACCTCACCGAGTTGTCTGAAACCGACTTGCTCGGCGGCAAGAACTTCGGGGAAACTTCGCTGGTCGAAATCCGAGAAATGATGGAGTCCAAAGGCCTCCGGTTAGGCCAATCGGCGCCACGCGACAAACCGCGGGACTACGCAATTCGCAACGACGACCTTTCGCCGCAAGAACAGGCGTTGCTGAATCGTCCGGTGGCCGATTTGAATTTGTCGGTCCGGGCCCGCAAATGTATGTCGCGATTGGGAATTAACACGCTGGCCGAGTTGACCTCTCGTACACCCGATGAACTTCTGGAAAGCAAAAACTTCGGCGTGACCTCGCTCAACGAAGTCCGGCGAAAACTGACCGACATCGGCATCAAGTTACGCAACGACTGA
- a CDS encoding DUF1501 domain-containing protein: protein MDAFSPNHMPHHQSSRSRRDFLAQAGGGFGALALQGLLQQEGLLAAEKSAVNPLAAQAAHYIAQAKSCIFLFMDGGPSHLDTFDPKPKVNEFAGKPLPDSVERVITPMGVSDNTLLESKRKWTRYGESGIPVSNWYPHVGECIDDIAVIRSCWANGLNHVGSVCQMNTGSILAGRPSLGAWVTYGLGTENQNLPAFVVLLDEAKEPPGGSRVWGTGFMPATYQGTRFRNGDSPILHLASPESIAQAQQRNKLDFLNQLNRQHLEVRSGDTQLEARIASYELAFRMQSHAPEAVDLAQETEETQQMYGLDQKNTKAFGKNCLLARRLVERGVRFIQLYSGSGSKWDAHSKIEKNHTKYCGSTDKPIAGLLKDLKRRGLLDSTLVIWGGEFGRTAMSEQGDGRDHNPYGFTMWMAGGGIKGGQIIGQTDDFGLHAVEDRAHVHDLHATILEAMGLDHTQLIYQHQGRPERATVNEGEVISNVFA from the coding sequence ATGGACGCGTTCTCCCCAAACCACATGCCACACCACCAATCGTCACGGTCGCGCCGCGATTTTCTGGCACAGGCCGGGGGTGGGTTTGGCGCGCTGGCCCTGCAAGGCTTGTTGCAACAAGAGGGCTTGCTGGCTGCGGAAAAGTCAGCCGTTAATCCGTTGGCAGCACAGGCAGCGCATTATATCGCGCAGGCGAAGAGCTGTATCTTTCTGTTCATGGACGGCGGACCAAGCCATTTGGACACCTTCGATCCCAAACCCAAGGTGAACGAATTCGCTGGCAAGCCGTTGCCCGATTCCGTCGAACGTGTGATCACGCCGATGGGCGTTTCGGACAATACGTTACTGGAAAGCAAACGCAAGTGGACCCGCTACGGCGAGAGTGGCATTCCGGTCTCCAACTGGTATCCGCACGTTGGTGAGTGCATTGATGACATTGCCGTCATCCGTTCCTGCTGGGCGAACGGATTGAATCACGTCGGCAGCGTTTGCCAAATGAACACCGGCAGTATCCTCGCCGGGCGTCCGAGCCTGGGAGCCTGGGTCACATACGGACTGGGGACCGAAAACCAAAACCTACCCGCTTTTGTCGTGCTGTTGGATGAAGCCAAGGAACCGCCCGGCGGCAGCCGCGTGTGGGGGACGGGATTCATGCCCGCCACGTATCAGGGAACGCGATTCCGCAACGGTGATAGCCCCATCCTGCACCTCGCCTCGCCGGAGAGCATTGCCCAGGCGCAGCAACGGAACAAACTTGATTTCCTCAATCAGTTGAATCGCCAACACCTCGAAGTGCGGAGCGGCGATACGCAATTGGAAGCTCGCATCGCCAGTTATGAATTGGCGTTTCGCATGCAATCCCACGCCCCCGAAGCGGTCGACCTGGCGCAGGAAACCGAAGAGACGCAGCAGATGTACGGTCTGGACCAAAAGAACACTAAAGCCTTCGGCAAAAATTGTCTGCTGGCCCGGCGATTGGTCGAACGGGGTGTGCGGTTCATCCAACTCTACTCCGGTTCGGGTAGCAAATGGGACGCGCACTCGAAGATTGAAAAGAACCACACCAAATATTGCGGCAGCACCGACAAACCGATCGCCGGTCTACTCAAGGATCTCAAGCGCCGCGGGCTGTTGGATTCGACGTTAGTCATCTGGGGCGGCGAGTTCGGCCGGACGGCGATGTCGGAACAAGGGGACGGCCGCGACCACAACCCCTACGGCTTCACCATGTGGATGGCCGGCGGCGGGATCAAGGGAGGCCAAATCATTGGCCAAACCGACGATTTCGGACTCCACGCCGTCGAAGACCGCGCCCACGTCCACGATCTGCACGCCACGATCCTCGAAGCGATGGGACTGGACCACACCCAACTGATCTACCAGCACCAAGGCCGCCCGGAACGGGCGACGGTGAATGAAGGGGAAGTGATCAGCAACGTGTTTGCATGA